GAGGCAACAAAGTTTCTTCTGAATGAAGGTGTGGAGTACGTCTTAACTGAGAGGTTCTGCCAAGATCCTTTAGAAGAATACTTTGGAAACCAAAGGAAACTGGGAAAAAGAAATGACAACCCTGACATGAAGATGTTTggctacaacaacaacaccatCAGAGTACAACGTGCTGTCTCATGTCAGTCTGGCAACACGCGTGGAAGGAAAGACCGAGACAGATCATGGGTCAATGTTTCAAATGACCCAGTGCCAAAGAGGAAGAAACAATGATTACTTTATACATAGGTCAATTTTATAAGATTAAAGCAAAATCCTTGTATCGCCACTGACAATCTCAAAGATGCATGtggatttttcttttccatcaaTCATGTGAAAAGGGGTGGAGCTTAAGCAAATGCTCACAGTGATTGGCCCATTACAGTTGTTTACATGATTGACAGatcagaaatgcaaaaaaaaaataaaaggtttgacATTAATGGCACTGATACAATAAGGACTTTTGCTGTAATAAATGGTACAGCCAATTTTAGCAACTTattccaataaaaatacatagtTGCAAGAAATGTCACTTGATAGCAAGTTCATAAGGAGCATAAGGAACTATGTAACATTTCTTGCAATATTTATTTCTTGTTACAAGGACAATGTTAATGTTATTTACTGTACAGAGTGTCTCATACATGCCATATCTGTAGTTAAACATTTGTTTTTCTACGCAAATATTTCAACTTGCACATATGAATgtgaataatttttattttcaatcagtTATCGTTTTGAAGTATAAGCAAACTTGTGTCAACATTATTTAACAACAAATGCAACAGCAACTTATTATAAATATACAATATACAATCATTGCATGATGATTTTCAGAGTTTAGTTTTGCCTTTGTTGGTCACTCTCGTGGGAGGCTCTGCTTATATCCTTACGAAGtgcttttgatttcatttgtttcaatCTAATCCTATGTTTCTGGATAACatcttttgcaaaagaaaatgaacGCACTTTGACATACAGTTGTATGATGATGTGCAAAACATCTTTGGCAACACTACTGTTGCTTATCAGTTCAGAACTGGATAACATTGAATTGTATGCTGAGACAACCTCTACATCATGAACAGATCTTGATATGATATTAGCAAAAGCAATGTATTGCACATTAGTCTTCGAAGTGGCATCCCGGAAATAATGTTCAGTTCTCTCAAAAATTAATTGAGCATTTTTGGAAATTGCCCACAAACCACCACGATTTAAGGATGAAGTTAACTTCTGGCATTCGATGGCATTGTGGTCTTCTAATTTGCCAGCCTTAAGGATAGAGATTGCCTGCTCACTTTCTGAAGATTTACTAGCATGCTTAGTATGAAGTTTATGAAAAACATAACCCCCAATATACTGTAGTCcagctttttcttcatctgAAAGTTTAGTTAATGGGGTACAAGTATAAATGCTTTCAATTTCCTCCTTGCTGTGTGCTAACATACAATCAGCAACCTTGGTagacagtagtgtagcagcgTTCCTTGGCAATCCCTCAAAATGCTTAACTGCATTCAGAGCTATGGTTGAATAGAAGCAAGAATAAAATCTTTCAGCATTCCCAGACTTTATCAAGCGTTTATATAGGTCTTCAATGTCACAGAATTCAGCTGTTATGTCGTGTAGACCGTTGTTGTAGGTGTAGGCACTTAGCTCGTCTCTGATTGATTTTGGATAGATTTTGTTGTCAGCAATTTTGACTTTAGCTTTTTCAACAATTCTTGAGTAAGCTACAAAAGTTAAATAGCTCTCCTGTTCTCCTTCTTTTTGCTTCTCAACATCTCTCGTATCTTTGTGTTTAACTGTCTTGTGTCGCTTCAGTCCGCTCTTGCTTTTGCATTTCTTGTGGCACAGTTCGCACACAACGTTTTCGAGTTGAACCTGTTGTAAACAAAAGTAACTTTCAGTTGAAAAATCAGTCATAAAACGATACTACAAAGTCTAGTTATAAGCATAGATAAAAGAAATAAGAACCACTGTTTATTAACATCGTCAGCACAGTACCACACGTAGTTATAAGGATTTAGTTATAGCACAAGTCGCTACAACAAAGCAGCACCGATGATAGTCGATCGAGCTGACAGAAGGTGAACTTCAAAGCACAGCGCTTTTCGCTAAATTCTAGGTGACTAAGAAAGAATCCAATACTTACTTCTTCAGCAGCTTCTCTAAACTGTTCATCAAGCTCTTCGTCTTCTTCCAaaatacctaaaatagcgtCAAAATCGTCTCCGAAGAAAAGCAAATCGTtcgtgtccgccattttgtttaggAATTCACGCTTGGTGTGTGCACGGTCAATGTCACGTGATGGTGCAATTCAACCTCACGCACGAAACAAAAGGCCGGCCCTTTGAACTTtgccgggtttcataaccactcccctctattaactatggtttaacGGACCATGACTGTGTTCGGCCACGGAAATTATGTGTCCGGAACTTTAGTGCTTTTTTTACTCTTTGCTCGTATCGTACCTTATTATTCCATCACTACAAGAAATCTAACGGTAAAGGACAACACTTGCTGTCATCTTAAAGGAACTTGGCACTTAAATTCCTCAGAAATTTGTTCATCTTCAACTTCAAGAAGCTCGACGAAACCAATTCACCATGACGAACAAAAACTccaaatgcaaatcaaatcaatctCTTGGGTCCCTCCATTGTCTTCTATTGTTCTGGATACCTTGGACAATGTGCTCACCTATGCAAGGAATTTCCTTCGAGTAAggaaaattaaagcaaaacgATGGTTTAAATGCAGGATTTCATGTTATTCAAATTCTGACTCGACTTTTAACTTCCAAGCTCTAGTAACCCAGCTTAGTGGTGATGTTCATCCTCTCCCAGGGCCTCTCCACAATTCTGCGAGCAAAGACACAGACAAATGTTCAGTTTGTTCTAAAACCTTAGCTTCAAACCATTGAGCGATATGTTGCGATTCCTGTGACTCTTGGTGTCATATTAAATGTGGAAACGTAAAACCTAGCCTCTACAAGCAGCTTCAGGCACTCGTAAACTTTGATTCGAGCTGCCCTACCTGTTTACATGGAAACCTGAACATAAATAACAACACTACTACTTCTACAAGATCTAACGCTCCTTCAGCAGTAACGGGAGATAGGCACAAAGTGAAATGTATGGTTGCAAATGCCCGTTCTTTAAAAAACAAGATACTTGATTTTCAAACTTCTGTTTACGCTGGAGATTTCGACATTGTGGCCATTACTGAGACCTGGTTGAACGACTCAATACTGGATCACGTATTACTCCCTACTGGTTATACAATCT
Above is a window of Montipora capricornis isolate CH-2021 chromosome 6, ASM3666992v2, whole genome shotgun sequence DNA encoding:
- the LOC138050461 gene encoding uncharacterized protein, giving the protein MADTNDLLFFGDDFDAILGILEEDEELDEQFREAAEEVQLENVVCELCHKKCKSKSGLKRHKTVKHKDTRDVEKQKEGEQESYLTFVAYSRIVEKAKVKIADNKIYPKSIRDELSAYTYNNGLHDITAEFCDIEDLYKRLIKSGNAERFYSCFYSTIALNAVKHFEGLPRNAATLLSTKVADCMLAHSKEEIESIYTCTPLTKLSDEEKAGLQYIGGYVFHKLHTKHASKSSESEQAISILKAGKLEDHNAIECQKLTSSLNRGGLWAISKNAQLIFERTEHYFRDATSKTNVQYIAFANIISRSVHDVEVVSAYNSMLSSSELISNSSVAKDVLHIIIQLYVKVRSFSFAKDVIQKHRIRLKQMKSKALRKDISRASHESDQQRQN